Part of the Gallalistipes aquisgranensis genome, AAGGCGGCGCCATTAGACCGTAAGACGATCGCCTCCGCCGAATTCGCCGTTCTCAAGGAGAGAATGTTGGCCACGGTGAACGACACGACGAACCAGGGCGTGGGAATCGCCGCACCCCAGGTGGGCATATCCCGGCGGCTCATTGCCGTACAACGATTCGATAAGCAGGGTTTCCCGTTCGAGTTCTATGCCAATCCCGAAATCGTGTACGCTTCAGCCTCCCGGCATCCGGGACGCGAAGGGTGCCTTTCCATTCCGGGACGCAGCGGTACAGTCCTGCGCAGCGATACGATCGTACTGCGTTACACGGACGAAACCTCGTTCGATCTGCGCGCCGACACCGTCACGGGATTCACGGCCGTCATCTTCCAGCACGAAACAGACCATCTGGACGGCGTGCTCTATATCGACAAGTTGGCTCCGGAAAATGACGACACGCCGACCGAACGGAAGATGCGGGAAAGAGGGTTGGTGAATCTGGCCGAAGCCGTTCCCTCCCTCCGGGTGAATCTTGTCTATGCTACTCCGGACAACTTCATGGGAGTGGTGCTGTACGAAGACCTCCACAAGGCGTTCGCACTGCCTGCCGTCGCTTCGAACCTGCGGGAAGCCCAAAGGAAACTGGCAGAGAGAGTGCCCGGAGCCGGCCTGCTCGTATATGATGCGGCGCGCCCCTTCCCGATCCAGAAACGGATGTGGGAAAAAGCCGTGGCCCTGGACAAGACCTACTACGTAGCCGATCCGGCCAAAGGCGGCGGTCTGCACAACTACGGCGCGGCCGTAGACGTGACAATCGTCGATTCGCTGGGCCGCCCGCTGCCGATGGGAACGCCGTTCGACTTTTTCGGGGAGGAAGCCCACACCGACAGGGAGGAGGAGTTGCTGGCCCGGGGCAGGATCACCCGGGAAGAGCTGGCCAACCGGAAGCTCCTGCGGGAGATCATGACCGGTTCGGGATTTCTGACGGTCAAAAGCGAATGGTGGCATTTCAATCTCGTCCGAAGGGAAGAGGCCCGCGAGACACTGAAACTCATAGAATAACAAGACCCGATGAAAAAGAGAATAGATTACACTCCCTGCGGCGTATGTTCACGCAGAATCGAAATCGAAACCGAAGACGGGGTGGTCCGGGAAGTCGCCTTCACAGGAGGTTGCAACGGGAACACACAAGGCATCTCCGTACTGGTGCGGGGCATGAAAGTCGACGAGGTGATCGCCCGCCTGCGCGGGATCGACTGCAAGGGCAAAGGCACCTCCTGTCCCGACCAGCTGGCCCGGGCCCTGGAAGAGAACCGATAACGGTGTAAACGGACTGAACATATGGAAAAGAAAAAACTCGTGGTTTTCACCGGCGCCGGCGTAAGTGCCGACAGCGGTATTTCGACATTCCGCGATGCGGACGGCCTGTGGGAAAATTACAGGATCGAAGACGTATGCACGCCCGAAGCACTGGCACGCAACCGGAATCTGGTGATCGAATTCTACAACGCCCGACGCAGGGATCTGCTCGGCCGGCAGCCCAACGAGGGACATTACGCCATCGCGGAACTCGAAAAACATTTCGACGTGGACGTAATTACCCAAAACATCGACGACCTGCACGAACGGGCCGGCAGCAGCCGGATCACCCATCTGCACGGAGAGTTGCGCAAGTTACGCAGCAGCCGGAACGAAACGCTCACTTTCCCAATCGAAGGATGGGAGCAGAAACCCGGCGACATGGCTCCCGACGGCACACCCGCCCGCCCGTTCGTCGTATTTTTCGGGGAAGGGGTTCCGATGTTCGACCGGGCGGCACGGATCGCAGCCACAGCCGACCTGTTCGTCATCGTGGGCACTTCGCTGGCCGTCTATCCGGCAGCGTCGCTGGTACGGTACGTCCGTCCCGAGATTCCGGTCTATGTGGTCGATCCCCACAAACCGGATGTTTCCGGCATCCGCAATCCGGTCGAGTTCATTCAGATGAATTCCGCGAAAGGCATGCCCCTGCTGGCGGAGAAGTTGATCCGGAAATACAGGTCATAGTCAGTTCGGGTTCCCCCGTATAACCGTCGATACCCCGTCCCGTTACCCGGAATCCGTTGCGGCGGTAGAAACGGAGGGCCCGCCCGTTCTTCTCGAAGACGGAGAGAGTGAGTTCGGGACAGAGCCCCTTGGCGAAATCCAGCAGAGAACGCCCCACTCCGCGGCCTTCGAATTTCGGAAGCACGAAAAGCGCCTCGATACGTCCCGGCGTCAGGGAGACGAAACCGAGCGGATCGCCCGACACGTCCCGGCAGAGATAGTTTTCCGAATGCGGCAAATATTCGGTTCGCATCCGGTGAGCCGCTTTCAGCCACAGGTGGAGCGGCACGAAATCGTGTCCGTGCGCCGAGGCCTCCAGCCAGATGTCTACCAACAAGCAGGTATTTACACAGCGCTCTATCGTCATTTGTAGGGAGTATTTTTGCGAAAGATAGCAATAATTCGCATCTTTGCGTGTCAAAAAACGAGCAAGAAAAGAACATAAAATGCGGCTATCGGATTTACGGACCGGCCAGACCGGAATCATCCTCAAGGTATTGGGGCACGGGGCTTTCCGCAAAAGGATACTGGAGATGGGATTCGTGCGGGGAAAGAACGTTTCCGTACTGTTGAACGCTCCGCTGAAAGACCCGATCAAATACAAGATCATGGATTACGAAGTTTCGCTCCGGCGCAGCGAAGCCTCCATGATCGAAGTCATCACGGAAGAGGAGGCCCGCGAGCAGATCAGCCAGGAAGAGTCGGCCGGAGTGCTCGAAAACGACACGATCGAGAAGGTCATCAGTTCCTCCGGCCGCAGCATCAACATCGCCCTGGTGGGCAACCCGAACTGCGGAAAAACCTCCCTGTTCAATTCAGCTTCGGGCAGCCACGAGCACGTGGGCAATTACAGCGGCGTGACCGTGGATGCCAAGCGCGGCCATTTTTTCTATAAAGGATACCGCTTCACGATCTACGACCTGCCGGGAACCTATGCGCTTTCGGCATACAGCCCGGAGGAGCTTTACGTGCGCCGCCATCTGGTGGAACAGACGCCCGACGTGATCGTGAACGTGGTGGCGGCTTCCAATCTGGAACGGAACCTCTACCTGACCACGGAACTGATCGACATGGACCAAAGCATGGTGATCGCTCTGAACATGTATGACGAACTTGAGGATAGCGGCGCCGTGCTGGACTATGAAGCACTGGGCAGAATGATCGGAGTGCCGATCGTGCCGACCGTTTCCCGCCACGGGAAAGGGATCAACGAACTGTTCGATACGGTTATCCGGGTATACGAGAACCAGGAAAAAACCGTACGTCATATCCATATCAACCACGGTCCTGCCATCGAAGCGGGCATTACGGAACTCAAGGAGAAGTTCAAGGCGGCACCGGGGCTCTCCAAGCACTTCTCCCCCCGGTTTCTGGCCATCAAGATGCTCGAAAGGGACAAGGAGGTGGAAAAACTGCTGAGTGCCCAGCCGGAATATTCCGAATGGAAAGAGATACGCGACAGGGAGGACATGCGGATCGAAAAGACGCTCGGAGAGGACGTGGAAACGGCCGTAGCCAATGAAAAATACGGATTCATCTCGGGAGCGCTGCGGGAAACCCTCACTCCCGGCAACAAGGAGGAGGCACAGACGACCCGGATCATCGACTCGTTCGTCACCCACAAGCTGTTCGGATTCCCCATCTTCCTGTTCCTGATGTGGCTGATGTTCGAAGTCACGTTCCAGTTGGGAGCCTATCCCATGGAGTGGATCGAGGCGGGTGTCGGCTGGCTCTCATCGCTGGTAGAACAGGGTATGGCTGAAGGTGCGCTCAAGGACCTGATCGTGGACGGCGTACTGGGCGGCGTGGGCGGCGTGATCGTTTTCCTGCCCAACATACTGATTCTATACTTCTTCATTTCGTTCATGGAAGATTCGGGCTACATGGCCCGGGCCGCGTTCATCATGGACAAGATCATGCACAGGATCGGCCTGCACGGCAAGTCGTTCATCCCGCTGATCATGGGCTTCGGCTGCAACGTCCCCGCCATCATGGCTTCGCGGACGATCGAAAGTCACAGCAGCCGGCTGATCACCATCCTGATCAATCCGTTCATGTCATGCAGTGCACGGCTTCCCATCTATATCCTGCTGGTGGGTACATTCTTTCCGAAGCATGCCAGTCTCGTCTTCATGGGGCTCTATCTGCTGGGTATTCTGGTGGCCATCGTGACGGCCAAGTTGATGCGCAAATTCCTCTTCAAAAAGGACGAGACGCCGTTCGTCATGGAGCTACCGCCCTACCGGCTCCCTTCGGGCAAAGCCACCCTCCAGCACATGTGGGACAAGGCCGCCCAATATCTGCGCAAAATGGGCGGCATCATTCTCGTCGCTTCGATCTTCATTTGGTTCCTGAGCTACTTTCCGAGGCCGAAAGAGGAGATACTGCCCAGGGACGTACAAAGCGAAGCCATCGCGGAGGGAGTGACGTCGACCGACCTCCAGACGCTCGAAACGCTGGAGCAACAGAAAAACTCCTATCTCGGCCGTATCGGGCAGTTCTGCGAACCGGTCGTGGAACCGCTGGGCTTCAACTGGAAAGTAAGTATCGCCCTGTTGTCGGGAGCTGCTGCCAAAGAACTGGTAGTCAGCACACTCGGCGTCCTCTATGCGGAAAGCGACCCGGAAGACACCGGAGCCTTGTCAGAAAAACTGACCGCACCCAATCCTCAGACAGGGGTTCCCGATCTCACGCCTCTTTCGGCCCTGGCATTTCTGGTATTCGTCCTGCTCTATTTCCCGTGCATCGCCGCACTGGTGGCTATTGCCAACGAAACGGGCAGTTGGAAATGGGCTCTGTTCTCGATCCTCTACAACACGCTTATCGCCTGGCTCGTGGCATTCCTGGTTTATCAGATCGGTAGTCTGTTTATCTGAAAAGATATGGTACAGGACATCATCGTATACATCATCATCGGGCTGGTCATCCTGGAAATCATTCGACGGATAGCCAAACTCTTTCTGCGGAAAAAGGGGGATTTCGATCCTTGCGCAGGATGTGCCGGTTGCGAAACTCGTGATCTGTTCCGCCGCAAACAGGAAAAATGCCTGGAAGAAAAAGGAGAAAGAAAACGGCGGAAAGACAATCGCGCAGGAGGATGTTCCTGCGGCTGCGGATGTCATTGACAGTCTTTGTCATTCTGGGAAAGCCTGCAGTCACCATCGCGCCCGGCCCCGAATTCGGACAGAATGTCCTCTTGCAAAAAAGGCCAACATCCCGTCCGGGAAACGGCCCGCTTTAAAACCATAGTATTTTTCCGGAACGGAATCGGGGCTTTTCGTCACCGTCTCCGTAAGGGTCATAGCGGTCGACATTGCAACCGAACTCTTTCAAAAACCCGATTTTACCTTCGGGCGTCCACCCGACAAGCGAAACGCCGTCGAACATATCGCCGCCTCCGTCGTTCATCCGGCTTTCGAAGAACCATTCCACAACCGTGCGGTCCTCTCCATGCATATATCGCCCGATATTCCAGGCAACAACGCGTCCCCGCGTGTTCCACTCGTCAAACCACCGTTTGACTTCGCCGGCGCCCCGGTACTCCGGCCCCCAACTCTCGATATAATGGACATCCGGAGAAAAAATCTCCGCGATTCCCGTATCGGTTCCCTTCACCCACATATCGAACCACCGGCAGACGATACGCTCCCTTCTTTCCGCATCCATAACTTTTTAACGCTTCAACCGCAGCATCCCGTTTTTCAGATCTTCCAGCAAACCCGAGCAGGCGTCTTCCAATAAATCCAGTACGAGTTCGAAACCGCGGGCACCTTCGTAATAGGGATCGGGGACATAAGTGGCCTGATGACACCGGCAGAAAGCTGTCATCCGCCGAATCTTATCCGCTTCTTCCGGAGAGGGGGCCAACCGATAAGCCCGCTCGTAATTCGAATCATCCATCACCACGATCAGGTCGAATTCCCGAAAATCGTCTTCCGTGATCCGCCTCGAACGACTCGCCAATTCATAGCCGCGAGCCCGTGCGGCCCGTCTCATGCGTGGATCGGGCAGATCGCCCGCATGCCCGCCATAGGTTCCCGCCGAGTCGACTTCGATCCGTGAAGACAATCCCTCCCGCTTCACCAGCTGACGCATGATCTCCTCGGCAGCCGGAGAACGGCAGATATTGCCAAGGCAAACAAACAATATCTTTATTTTTTCCATAAGGCTATCCGACGGAGAAAATGATGAGCAGCTGGGCCGTCAGCACCCGCAGGAACATCGTAAGCGGATAGACCGTGGCATAACTCACGGCCGGCATGTCGTTCCCCGCCAAGGCGTTCGAATAGGCCAGCGCGGGAGGGTCGGTCATACTGCCGGCAATCAGCCCCATCAACGTATAATAATTGGTCTTATACACCTTACGGGCGAATACGGCCACAAGCAGAATCGGGACTACGGTGATGACAAAACCGTATCCGATCCAGTGATACCCTCCCTCATACACGATCGTCCGGACAAATCCGTCTCCGGCACCGAGCCCCACGCAGGCCAAGAAGAGCGATATGCCGATTTCACGCAGCATCAGATTGGCACTCATCGTCGTATAGGTAACCAGCTTGTAATGGGGCCCGAAGCGGCTGATAAGAATCGAAACCACCAAAGGCCCTCCGGCCAGCCCCAGTTTGATCGGCTGCGGCACACCGGGGAACACGAACGGGATACTGCCCAGCAACACCCCCAGGCAGATTCCGATGAAAATAGGTATCAGATTGGGTTCGCGCAGCCGCAGCATCGAATTGCCCAACAGGCGGGTAATATCCTTGATCGCCATTTCGCTGCCCACGACCGTCAGCCGGTCGCCCATCTGGAGCTGCAGATCATGACGGGCGATCAGATCGACTCCGGCCCGGTTGACACGGGTCACTGTCACGCCGAACCCTTTGCGCAGTTTCAGGTCTCCGATCCGCTTGCCGTTGAGTTCGGGCTTGGTAATGATGATCCGCCTGGAAATGAACTGGGAATCGAGTTCTTCCCAATCCTTATGGCTCATTTCGATCCGTTTACCGACCAGATTTATAATGGGCCGCATATGCTCAGCCGAAGCCACGACCAGCACCTTGTCCCCTTCACGGAGCACCGTTTCGGCATTCACGATCTCGATCCGTCCGTCGCGCCTCAACACCCGGGAAACGACGAACGGCCGGTTGATGGAATGTTTCACGTCCACGACCTTCTGTCCGTCGATCAGCGGATTGACGATCAGCACGGAAGCGAGTTCCGCCTCTTTGGCCGCACGTTCGTCGTTTTCGGCCAACGCCTTGTTCTCCTCCTCGAAGCGGATGCGGAACAGCCAGCGGATAAAAATGATCGCGAGGATAATTCCCACCACACCCAACGGATAGGCTACGGCATACCCCAGAGCGATGGTCTCGTCGCTGCCGCCCGTCATGTCGGTGAAAGTCTGCTGGGCGGCACCGAGACCGGGCGTATTGGTGACGGCACCGGAGAGGATACCGACCATCGTGGTGATTCCGATACCGGTAGCCAGGTGAAGCGCGTATGCGGTAGCCACGCCCAACAGGACGATCGCCGAAGCGAGCATATTGAGCCGGATACCTCCTTTTTTGAACGAAGAGAAAAAGCCGGGCCCCACCTGCAACCCGATCGAATAGACGAACAGTATCAAACCGAATTCACGGATGAAATGGAGCGTATGGGGGTCCATCCGCATCCCGAAATGGCTGAAAATGATTCCTACGAAGAGAATCCAGGTGACACCCAGCGAAATGCCGGCCACCTTCACCTTTCCCAGAAATACCCCCACGGCGATCACGGCGGACAGAATCAGCACCGAATGGGCGATTCCCTCCCCGAAAATCAAAGAATTAAGCCATTCCATCACGCAGACAGTTTTAGTTTAGCAACGCCCTTCCTCTCAAATTCCGGGCAAAACGCCTGCAAAGATACACAAAACGAAAGAACTAAAAAACATACGGTCCCGCCACGAAGTAAAATTGAGCGGACGGACGGTACAATTTGTCCGATTTTGACTATCTTTGCCGGCGCAAGGTCCGGCGACGGGGGCATTGCCCTGCGGCCGGTTAAAAGGGAATGCCGTGAGAATCGGCGACAGTTCCTGCTGCTGTGAATCTCCGCCCCGCACGGGGCAATTCCGGACAATCTTTGCCACTGGCCCCAAGGTCGGGAAGGCGTCGCGGAAGGGATAAGTCAGAAGACCTGCCCTGCAACATATTCAGATTGTGTCTCAGCGATAAGACAAAGATGAACCTGATTCGTACCAATCATTTTGCAAGGGCTTTGCCCGTCATGTCCCCGGAA contains:
- the def gene encoding peptide deformylase; this translates as MKGIGLHALWLPVAMLATACGNGAFTAEERTRIGQSPDEGIMRLWTIDDRSDSLLLRRKAAPLDRKTIASAEFAVLKERMLATVNDTTNQGVGIAAPQVGISRRLIAVQRFDKQGFPFEFYANPEIVYASASRHPGREGCLSIPGRSGTVLRSDTIVLRYTDETSFDLRADTVTGFTAVIFQHETDHLDGVLYIDKLAPENDDTPTERKMRERGLVNLAEAVPSLRVNLVYATPDNFMGVVLYEDLHKAFALPAVASNLREAQRKLAERVPGAGLLVYDAARPFPIQKRMWEKAVALDKTYYVADPAKGGGLHNYGAAVDVTIVDSLGRPLPMGTPFDFFGEEAHTDREEELLARGRITREELANRKLLREIMTGSGFLTVKSEWWHFNLVRREEARETLKLIE
- a CDS encoding TIGR03905 family TSCPD domain-containing protein; its protein translation is MKKRIDYTPCGVCSRRIEIETEDGVVREVAFTGGCNGNTQGISVLVRGMKVDEVIARLRGIDCKGKGTSCPDQLARALEENR
- a CDS encoding SIR2 family NAD-dependent protein deacylase encodes the protein MEKKKLVVFTGAGVSADSGISTFRDADGLWENYRIEDVCTPEALARNRNLVIEFYNARRRDLLGRQPNEGHYAIAELEKHFDVDVITQNIDDLHERAGSSRITHLHGELRKLRSSRNETLTFPIEGWEQKPGDMAPDGTPARPFVVFFGEGVPMFDRAARIAATADLFVIVGTSLAVYPAASLVRYVRPEIPVYVVDPHKPDVSGIRNPVEFIQMNSAKGMPLLAEKLIRKYRS
- a CDS encoding GNAT family N-acetyltransferase, with translation MTIERCVNTCLLVDIWLEASAHGHDFVPLHLWLKAAHRMRTEYLPHSENYLCRDVSGDPLGFVSLTPGRIEALFVLPKFEGRGVGRSLLDFAKGLCPELTLSVFEKNGRALRFYRRNGFRVTGRGIDGYTGEPELTMTCISGSTSPPAGACLSRNSSE
- the feoB gene encoding ferrous iron transport protein B, yielding MRLSDLRTGQTGIILKVLGHGAFRKRILEMGFVRGKNVSVLLNAPLKDPIKYKIMDYEVSLRRSEASMIEVITEEEAREQISQEESAGVLENDTIEKVISSSGRSINIALVGNPNCGKTSLFNSASGSHEHVGNYSGVTVDAKRGHFFYKGYRFTIYDLPGTYALSAYSPEELYVRRHLVEQTPDVIVNVVAASNLERNLYLTTELIDMDQSMVIALNMYDELEDSGAVLDYEALGRMIGVPIVPTVSRHGKGINELFDTVIRVYENQEKTVRHIHINHGPAIEAGITELKEKFKAAPGLSKHFSPRFLAIKMLERDKEVEKLLSAQPEYSEWKEIRDREDMRIEKTLGEDVETAVANEKYGFISGALRETLTPGNKEEAQTTRIIDSFVTHKLFGFPIFLFLMWLMFEVTFQLGAYPMEWIEAGVGWLSSLVEQGMAEGALKDLIVDGVLGGVGGVIVFLPNILILYFFISFMEDSGYMARAAFIMDKIMHRIGLHGKSFIPLIMGFGCNVPAIMASRTIESHSSRLITILINPFMSCSARLPIYILLVGTFFPKHASLVFMGLYLLGILVAIVTAKLMRKFLFKKDETPFVMELPPYRLPSGKATLQHMWDKAAQYLRKMGGIILVASIFIWFLSYFPRPKEEILPRDVQSEAIAEGVTSTDLQTLETLEQQKNSYLGRIGQFCEPVVEPLGFNWKVSIALLSGAAAKELVVSTLGVLYAESDPEDTGALSEKLTAPNPQTGVPDLTPLSALAFLVFVLLYFPCIAALVAIANETGSWKWALFSILYNTLIAWLVAFLVYQIGSLFI
- a CDS encoding nuclear transport factor 2 family protein; translation: MDAERRERIVCRWFDMWVKGTDTGIAEIFSPDVHYIESWGPEYRGAGEVKRWFDEWNTRGRVVAWNIGRYMHGEDRTVVEWFFESRMNDGGGDMFDGVSLVGWTPEGKIGFLKEFGCNVDRYDPYGDGDEKPRFRSGKILWF
- a CDS encoding low molecular weight protein-tyrosine-phosphatase, which encodes MEKIKILFVCLGNICRSPAAEEIMRQLVKREGLSSRIEVDSAGTYGGHAGDLPDPRMRRAARARGYELASRSRRITEDDFREFDLIVVMDDSNYERAYRLAPSPEEADKIRRMTAFCRCHQATYVPDPYYEGARGFELVLDLLEDACSGLLEDLKNGMLRLKR
- a CDS encoding putative transporter, translated to MEWLNSLIFGEGIAHSVLILSAVIAVGVFLGKVKVAGISLGVTWILFVGIIFSHFGMRMDPHTLHFIREFGLILFVYSIGLQVGPGFFSSFKKGGIRLNMLASAIVLLGVATAYALHLATGIGITTMVGILSGAVTNTPGLGAAQQTFTDMTGGSDETIALGYAVAYPLGVVGIILAIIFIRWLFRIRFEEENKALAENDERAAKEAELASVLIVNPLIDGQKVVDVKHSINRPFVVSRVLRRDGRIEIVNAETVLREGDKVLVVASAEHMRPIINLVGKRIEMSHKDWEELDSQFISRRIIITKPELNGKRIGDLKLRKGFGVTVTRVNRAGVDLIARHDLQLQMGDRLTVVGSEMAIKDITRLLGNSMLRLREPNLIPIFIGICLGVLLGSIPFVFPGVPQPIKLGLAGGPLVVSILISRFGPHYKLVTYTTMSANLMLREIGISLFLACVGLGAGDGFVRTIVYEGGYHWIGYGFVITVVPILLVAVFARKVYKTNYYTLMGLIAGSMTDPPALAYSNALAGNDMPAVSYATVYPLTMFLRVLTAQLLIIFSVG